The following are from one region of the Solidesulfovibrio sp. genome:
- a CDS encoding acyltransferase family protein, protein MQTDRGKPAFLTGLGGFRALAALIVLTGHALSWIAPLATFPAPLCASLARLTQLGLSGFFVLSGFVLFYTHAPGPGRPPFRPGRFALARLARVYPVYGLLALASLAVFLVREPEVVSAHPASLVACLSLTQTWFFAPATPTLFPIGWAVSTEVFFYLVFPLLRRPIAALPSRRAGLWAAAGLLAAPLLADAWIARSWPDLFAWALARHPGYAVATADLAGLFFQWLTYTNPYLRVFEFLCGMATARLFLLGTRGPAWLGVAAAAGLAGLVAAPFPGDWFFLSVAANNALFAPFLAAACLGLAARAPAPAAWRSVNALAGASLSVYLLQPFTLEPWAALPELFPDSWPLAAAGGMAATVAVGLALSRRVEAPAARRILAWGRPKG, encoded by the coding sequence ATGCAAACGGATCGCGGCAAGCCGGCCTTCCTGACCGGACTCGGCGGGTTTCGCGCCCTGGCCGCCCTGATCGTGCTGACCGGCCACGCCCTGTCCTGGATCGCGCCCCTGGCCACCTTTCCGGCGCCGCTTTGCGCGAGCCTCGCCCGGCTGACGCAGCTGGGGCTGTCGGGTTTCTTCGTGCTGTCGGGCTTCGTGCTCTTTTATACCCACGCCCCGGGGCCGGGCCGGCCGCCCTTTCGCCCGGGCCGGTTCGCCCTGGCCCGGCTGGCCCGAGTCTATCCGGTCTACGGCCTGCTGGCCCTGGCCAGCTTGGCCGTGTTCCTGGTGCGCGAGCCCGAGGTCGTCTCCGCCCATCCGGCAAGCCTGGTCGCCTGTCTGAGCCTGACCCAGACCTGGTTTTTCGCTCCGGCCACGCCGACGCTTTTCCCCATCGGCTGGGCCGTCAGCACGGAAGTGTTCTTCTACCTGGTTTTTCCGCTGTTGCGCCGGCCCATCGCCGCCTTGCCGTCGCGGCGGGCCGGGCTTTGGGCCGCGGCCGGCCTGCTCGCCGCGCCCCTTTTGGCGGATGCCTGGATCGCCCGGTCCTGGCCGGACCTGTTCGCCTGGGCTCTGGCGCGCCATCCGGGCTACGCCGTGGCCACCGCCGACCTGGCCGGGCTTTTTTTCCAGTGGCTGACCTACACCAACCCGTATCTGCGCGTCTTCGAGTTCCTGTGCGGCATGGCCACGGCCCGGCTGTTCCTGCTGGGGACGCGCGGGCCGGCCTGGCTTGGCGTCGCGGCGGCGGCCGGGCTGGCCGGGCTTGTGGCGGCGCCCTTTCCCGGGGACTGGTTCTTCCTGTCGGTCGCGGCCAACAACGCCCTTTTCGCGCCGTTTTTGGCCGCCGCCTGCCTGGGGTTGGCGGCGCGGGCGCCGGCGCCGGCCGCCTGGCGGTCCGTCAATGCCCTGGCCGGGGCCAGCCTGTCGGTCTACCTGCTCCAGCCCTTCACCCTGGAACCCTGGGCGGCCTTGCCCGAGCTTTTCCCCGACTCCTGGCCCCTGGCCGCGGCCGGCGGCATGGCCGCCACCGTCGCCGTCGGCCTGGCCCTGTCGCGCCGGGTGGAGGCGCCGGCCGCCCGGCGCATCCTGGCCTGGGGCAGGCCGAAAGGCTAA
- the sfsA gene encoding DNA/RNA nuclease SfsA, whose amino-acid sequence MAPRSAAPVTLPLAGPLVMARFVRRRLRFLVDVDGEAGPFTAHANNTGSMLGLLRPGRLVGLSVSDNPARKLAHTLEMVRLPDFRGDFWVGVNTLTPNRLFRRAFGAGAFPDLAGYDTLRPEPAFAGGRLDFALSGPAGECFVECKNVTMVEDGAAAFPDAATARGCKHLVELTRLAREGVHRAALFFCVQRPDGGCFAPAAVVDPDYARLFAEAVAAGVAVLAYRAEASPGGITLGERLPLARRY is encoded by the coding sequence ATGGCTCCCCGGTCGGCTGCCCCTGTGACGCTTCCCCTGGCCGGGCCGCTCGTTATGGCCCGTTTCGTGCGCCGCCGGCTGCGCTTCCTCGTCGACGTGGACGGGGAGGCCGGCCCGTTTACCGCCCACGCCAACAACACCGGCTCCATGCTCGGGCTCCTGCGCCCGGGGCGCCTGGTCGGGCTGTCCGTGTCCGACAATCCCGCCCGCAAGCTGGCCCACACCCTGGAGATGGTCCGGCTGCCGGATTTTCGGGGCGATTTCTGGGTCGGCGTCAACACGCTCACGCCCAATAGGCTCTTTCGCCGGGCCTTCGGGGCCGGGGCCTTTCCCGACCTGGCCGGCTACGACACCCTCCGGCCCGAACCGGCCTTCGCCGGCGGCCGGCTGGATTTCGCCCTGTCCGGCCCGGCCGGGGAATGCTTCGTCGAATGCAAGAACGTCACCATGGTCGAGGACGGCGCGGCCGCCTTTCCGGACGCGGCAACCGCGCGCGGCTGCAAGCACCTGGTCGAGCTCACGCGCCTGGCCCGGGAGGGCGTCCACCGGGCGGCGCTTTTTTTCTGCGTCCAGCGCCCGGACGGCGGCTGTTTCGCCCCGGCGGCGGTCGTCGATCCGGACTATGCCCGGCTGTTCGCCGAGGCCGTGGCCGCGGGCGTCGCGGTCCTGGCCTACCGGGCCGAGGCCTCGCCGGGCGGGATCACCCTCGGGGAACGCCTGCCCCTGGCCCGGCGCTATTAG